Proteins found in one Larimichthys crocea isolate SSNF chromosome I, L_crocea_2.0, whole genome shotgun sequence genomic segment:
- the LOC113745688 gene encoding protocadherin beta-16-like, with amino-acid sequence MQLHRVCIESDYYVCSFGFMMDCMRITARRGRWQAVFVILCLFMLSSVAGQARYSVPEEQAEGSFVGNIARDLGLDVARLISGKARIITKGSRQYVDLNRDKGTLVIKEQIDREELCGKTTPCSFSFEVILENPIQLYRVTVEVIDINDNSPSFPKDEINLKIVESVASGTRFSLESADDPDVGINHIQKYTLKPANHFKLEVQSQPDGGKFIEMVLQNPLDREKEETHTLVLLASDGGEPHRSGTVRIHVTVLDANDNAPVCRQAVYKADVKENSREGTLVTTVSANDADKGINGEVSYSISHVAREAKQIFDVNVKTGEIKVAGKIDYEKSKMYQLNVQASDHGGYTDTCKVVIQIIDENDNVPTIQLMSFSNSISEDSPPGTTIAVVNVDDEDSDGNGVVKCSINSDVPFKIESSLTGYYTIVTDNFLDRESIPEYNITITVSDQGSPLLSSSKNITVKVSDVNDSPPEFDQSEYSRTVPENNSPGYSVFTLSARDADWGQNARVSYFLQEKEINGVTVSSLVSVNSENGVIHAVRSFDYEQIKWLEFNVTARDAGSPPLSSVATVKIIVQDQNDNPPQVLYPVQTGGSLVDEMVPRSADVGYLVTKVVAVDVDSGQNAWLSYKLQKATDRALFEVGLQNGEIRTIRQVTDKDAVKQRLTVIVEDNGQPSRSATVIVNVAVADSFPEVLSEFTDFTHDKEYNDNLTFYLVLALAVVSFLFITCLVVIISVKIYRWRQSRILYHSNLPVIPYYPPRYSDTLGTGTLPHVYNYEVCRTTDSRKSDCKFGRAGSQNVLIMDPSSTGTMQRIQSEKSILDEPDSPIEVGF; translated from the coding sequence ATGCAATTGCATCGGGTTTGCATTGAAAGTGATTACTACGTCTGCAGTTTTGGATTTATGATGGATTGTATGAGGATAACCGCTCGCAGAGGCCGATGGCAAGCAGTGTTTGTCATTCTTTGTCTCTTCATGCTGAGCTCAGTGGCTGGACAGGCTCGGTATTCCGTACCGGAGGAGCAGGCAGAAGGCTCTTTTGTCGGAAACATTGCTCGAGATTTAGGATTGGATGTAGCGAGGCTCATATCAGGTAAAGCTCGTATTATTACAAAAGGAAGCCGACAGTATGTTGATTTAAACCGAGACAAAGGCACGCTTGTTATTAAAGAGCAAATCGACCGAGAAGAACTGTGTGGAAAGACGACGCCCTGTAGCTTCAGTTTCGAGGTCATTTTAGAAAATCCAATCCAGCTTTATCGGGTAACAGTGGAGGTAATAGACATAAACGATAACAGCCCATCGTTCCCAAAAGatgaaattaatttgaaaaTTGTCGAAAGTGTTGCATCAGGAACTCGTTTCTCACTCGAGAGTGCTGATGATCCTGATGTTGGTATTAATCATATTCAAAAATATACTCTGAAACCCGCAAATCATTTCAAATTGGAAGTACAGAGCCAGCCAGATGGAGGAAAATTTATCGAAATGGTTTTACAGAACCCGTTAGACcgagagaaagaggaaactCACACACTCGTGCTGCTTGCTTCAGATGGAGGGGAGCCACATAGATCGGGGACAGTGCGTATTCATGTCACTGTGCTAGATGCTAACGATAATGCACCAGTGTGTAGGCAGGCTGTTTACAAAGCAGATGTCAAGGAGAATTCTCGTGAAGGAACATTGGTAACCACTGTTAGTGCAAATGACGCAGACAAAGGAATCAATGGTGAAGTAAGTTATTCTATATCTCATGTCGCCAGAGAAGCGAAGCAGATTTttgatgtaaatgttaaaactgGAGAGATTAAAGTTGCAGGTAAAATAGACTatgaaaaatctaaaatgtatcAGTTAAATGTTCAGGCTAGTGACCACGGTGGATATACAGATACGTGCAAAGTTGTCATTCAGATAATTGACGAGAATGACAACGTCCCTACAATACAGCTGATGTCATTTTCTAACTCGATATCCGAGGATTCTCCCCCTGGTACAACTATAGCTGTTGTTAATGTTGATGACGAAGACTCTGATGGTAACGGTGTTGTCAAGTGCTCCATTAACTCTGACGTACCTTTCAAAATTGAGTCTTCATTAACAGGATATTATACTATAGTGACAGACAACTTCTTAGATAGAGAAAGTATTCCTGAGTATAATATCACCATAACCGTCTCTGACCAAGGCTCTCCGCTTTTGTCTAGCAGTAAGAACATCACTGTAAAAGTGTCTGACGTCAATGACAGCCCACCTGAATTTGATCAATCAGAATATAGTAGGACTGTTCCAGAGAACAACTCTCCTGGATACTCAGTTTTTACTCTCAGTGCTCGTGATGCAGATTGGGGCCAAAACGCTCGGGTTTCTTACTTTCTGCAGGAGAAAGAGATAAATGGGGTAACTGTGTCTTCGTTAGTGTCAGTGAATTCAGAAAATGGGGTGATTCATGCAGTGAGGTCGTTTGATTATGAGCAAATTAAGTGGCTTGAATTTAACGTAACTGCCCGTGATGCTGGATCCCCTCCTCTGAGTTCGGTGGCTACAGTTAAAATAATAGTCCAGGACCAGAACGACAACCCTCCTCAGGTTCTGTATCCAGTCCAGACTGGTGGCTCTCTGGTGGATGAAATGGTGCCTCGTTCAGCAGATGTGGGCTATCTGGTCACTAAAGTGGTGGCTGTTGATGTGGACTCTGGACAGAATGCCTGGCTCTCCTATAAACTGCAGAAAGCCACAGACAGGGCGCTGTTTGAAGTGGGCTTACAGAATGGAGAAATAAGAACTATCCGCCAAGTCACTGATaaagatgctgtgaaacaaagactgactgttATAGTGGAGGACAACGGGCAGCCCTCTCGTTCAGCTACAGTCATTGTTAACGTGGCGGTGGCGGACAGCTTCCCTGAAGTGCTGTCGGAGTTCACTGACTTTACGCACGACAAGGAGTACAATGACAACCTGACTTTTTACTTAGTGCTGGCTTTGGCTgtagtttccttcctcttcatcacgtgtttagtggttattatatcagtgaaaatctacagatggagacagtctCGCATCCTGTATCACTCCAACCTCCCTGTGATTCCATATTATCCACCACGTTACTCAGACACTTTGGGGACAGGGACTCTCCCACACGTGTACAACTACGAGGTGTGCAGGACGACTGACTCCAGAAAGAGTGACTGTAAGTTCGGCAGAGCTGGTAGTCAGAACGTGCTGATAATGGACCCCAGTTCTACAGGGACGATGCAGCGGATACAGAGTGAGAAGAGCATCCTGGATGAACCAGACTCTCCTATAGAGGTGGGTTTTTGA